The Coffea arabica cultivar ET-39 chromosome 1e, Coffea Arabica ET-39 HiFi, whole genome shotgun sequence genome has a window encoding:
- the LOC113689766 gene encoding uncharacterized protein, which yields MELMIILLTVSLSLQGALGELVCEELPIKMCSFAVASTGKRCSLETYAAKDGKIGLQCRSSEILASDNIHEHIEKDECISACGVSRKTVGISSDYLFQPRHTHKICSPKCQHNCLNIVDLYSNLALAEGLYLPGVCKKALESGSRQEMSEIGSSEIAPSNTSAMVNNNNNNTQAYATAHLNVS from the exons ATGGAATTGATGATCATCCTCCTCACAGTTTCTCTTTCCCTACAAGGAGCTCTAG GTGAATTGGTATGCGAGGAACTGCCAATAAAAATGTGCTCATTCGCGGTGGCATCCACCGGAAAGCGATGCTCGTTAGAGACCTATGCAGCCAAGGATGGGAAGATTGGATTGCAGTGCAGGAGTTCTGAAATACTTGCAAGCGACAATATTCATGAACATATTGAGAAGGATGAGTGCATTAGCGCATGCGGGGTTAGTAGGAAAACTGTTGGCATCTCTTCTGACTACCTCTTCCAGCCTCGACACACTCACAAAATTTGCTCACCCAAGTGTCAACACAATTGCCTAAACATTGTTGATCTCTACAGCAATTTGGCTCTTGCAGAAG gATTGTACCTACCAGGAGTGTGCAAGAAGGCATTGGAAAGTGGTTCACGGCAAGAAATGAGTGAGATTGGAAGCTCCGAAATAGCTCCTTCAA ATACTTCTGCAATGgtgaacaacaacaacaacaacaccCAAGCTTATGCAACAGCTCATCTCAATGTATCATGA
- the LOC113710423 gene encoding uncharacterized protein, with amino-acid sequence MASALTSRLASVDRTSSFFRVSINFLRNLSTNTSDSASPAVAGASPTKPRRKKEKNLFEVAQFLPNWGIGYHMAKTHWTTVSYQITKINLYKDGRHGKAWGLAYKDGVPADAPKKISGVHKRCWRYIPNSKKTNQSSPDPQVQAA; translated from the exons ATGGCGAGCGCTCTTACGAGCAGACTAGCTTCAGTCGACCGGACATCCAGCTTCTTTAGAGTCTCCATCAACTTTCTCAGAAACCTGAGCACGAACACCTCAGACTCGGCTTCGCCGGCGGTGGCTGGTGCCAGTCCCACTAAGCCGAGgcggaagaaggagaagaacttGTTCGAGGTGGCTCAGTTTTTACCCAACTGGGGTATCGGCTATCACATGGCTAAAACCCACTGGACCACCGTCTCCTATCAGATCACCAAAATTAATCTGTACAAG GACGGTAGACATGGGAAAGCTTGGGGGCTTGCTTATAAAGACG GTGTGCCTGCTGATGCACCAAAAAAGATAAGTGGGGTTCACAAGCGTTGCTGGAGGTACATTCCAAATTCAAAGAAAACCAATCAAAGTTCTCCTGATCCCCAAGTTCAAGCTGCTTAA